From one Alicyclobacillus acidocaldarius subsp. acidocaldarius Tc-4-1 genomic stretch:
- the dtd gene encoding D-aminoacyl-tRNA deacylase: MRVVVQRSGPARVRVDGEIVGEIDFGLVLLVGVGKDDGPEDAQYLAEKIAGLRIFPDEEGKLNRDVREMGGAVLSVSQFTLYGDARKGRRPSYADAAPPDVAERLYEAFNEALRAQGLRVETGRFRAMMQVELVNDGPVTILLDSKRQF; encoded by the coding sequence ATGCGGGTGGTGGTGCAGCGATCGGGCCCGGCGCGGGTCAGGGTCGATGGGGAGATTGTGGGCGAGATCGACTTCGGCCTCGTGTTGCTCGTCGGCGTGGGCAAGGACGACGGTCCTGAGGACGCGCAGTACCTGGCCGAGAAGATCGCGGGTCTGCGAATTTTTCCGGACGAGGAAGGCAAGTTGAACCGAGACGTGCGCGAGATGGGCGGCGCGGTTTTGTCCGTGAGCCAGTTTACGTTGTACGGCGACGCCCGAAAAGGGCGGCGGCCGAGCTACGCGGATGCGGCGCCGCCTGACGTGGCGGAGCGGCTCTATGAGGCGTTCAACGAGGCTTTGCGCGCTCAAGGGCTTCGGGTCGAGACAGGGCGATTTCGCGCGATGATGCAGGTGGAGCTCGTCAATGACGGCCCGGTTACCATCCTGCTTGACAGCAAGCGGCAGTTCTGA
- a CDS encoding sulfite exporter TauE/SafE family protein — protein MEHLTWAHVLILAVGGYVAAFIDSTVGGGGLISLPALLSIGLPPAAALGTNKFAGTISAITSFSSYLLSGKVRLKLVGPLFPLGVMASALGAYIVHQLPSSFLRPFVLVMLVIVAAYTLWKKDLGLVESIRPLTRKTFALTALLAACLGFYDGFFGPGTGSFLVMGFLLLGFDFLAASGNARTLNLASNAGALATFIAVGSVRYEAGLVLGLSMVLGALTGSRFAIRKGARYVRPLFIGVTCLVIAQQIAQWLHIG, from the coding sequence GTGGAACATCTGACGTGGGCGCACGTGCTCATTCTCGCGGTGGGAGGCTATGTGGCGGCGTTTATCGATTCGACGGTAGGCGGAGGTGGCCTTATTTCTCTGCCGGCTCTTTTGTCGATTGGATTGCCTCCTGCCGCGGCGCTCGGCACCAACAAGTTCGCGGGCACGATTTCGGCCATCACAAGCTTCAGTTCTTACCTGTTGTCAGGCAAGGTCCGCCTGAAACTCGTAGGACCGCTGTTTCCGCTGGGTGTCATGGCTTCCGCACTCGGCGCGTACATCGTCCACCAATTGCCTTCGTCGTTCCTGCGTCCGTTCGTGTTGGTCATGCTGGTCATTGTGGCAGCCTACACGCTGTGGAAAAAGGACCTCGGCCTGGTGGAATCCATTCGGCCGCTGACGCGAAAGACGTTCGCGCTGACAGCGCTGTTGGCCGCCTGCCTGGGATTTTACGACGGGTTCTTTGGCCCCGGGACGGGATCGTTTTTGGTGATGGGCTTTCTTCTGCTGGGCTTCGACTTTCTTGCCGCGAGCGGCAACGCGCGCACGCTGAATCTAGCCAGCAACGCGGGCGCGTTGGCGACCTTCATCGCGGTGGGCTCCGTTCGATATGAGGCGGGACTCGTGCTCGGCCTATCGATGGTTCTCGGCGCGCTGACTGGCTCGCGCTTTGCCATCCGCAAAGGCGCTCGCTATGTTCGCCCCCTCTTCATCGGTGTCACTTGCTTGGTCATCGCACAGCAGATCGCGCAGTGGCTCCACATCGGATGA
- the hemG gene encoding protoporphyrinogen oxidase — translation MKRVAVVGGGITGLAACLRLLSSDAHVQIVLYEASDRLGGRVQTIREPHLGLTVEAGPDSMLARKPAAMRLMESLGMAEDVVSTRPEATETYIVRDGGLCPMPKGYLGIPFDPSCVRPPLLTDAGLARALEEERMPLDLPEDDTALGAFLRARLGDEWVNYVGEPLMAGIYAGDIDRLSLMATWPSLLDLLRNHGSLVAASRALVAASSPRQPGSSRSAFITVRGGLSSVIERMVDRMARSGRVEIRTGARVGAVTRRGSVYRFHIDTVSGEHLEEDVDGAVFALPPQVTREIMRPMIDLPDVETHYQSTATIVLVYERTAFGPDLVRASGFLVPRPERMAITATTWMSNKWPHVAPESLAVIRAYVGRRGQDEALALSDDELARRAAEEVGRLTGAREHPIWTRVTRFREAMPNYGIGHLARVERAEVTLRASCPAFAIAGAGYRGVGLPDCVEQGERAAHQVLAAIGP, via the coding sequence ATGAAACGCGTGGCAGTGGTGGGCGGTGGAATCACCGGTCTCGCGGCTTGCCTGCGCCTGTTGTCCTCCGACGCTCACGTGCAGATTGTTCTGTACGAGGCGAGCGATAGGCTTGGCGGGCGTGTACAGACGATTCGCGAGCCTCATCTTGGTCTGACCGTGGAGGCGGGCCCAGACTCCATGCTCGCGCGAAAGCCCGCCGCCATGCGGCTGATGGAGTCCTTGGGCATGGCGGAAGACGTCGTGTCCACGCGGCCCGAGGCGACCGAGACCTACATCGTCCGAGACGGCGGCCTCTGCCCCATGCCGAAAGGATACTTGGGAATTCCGTTCGATCCGTCCTGCGTTCGCCCGCCCCTCTTGACGGACGCCGGATTGGCGCGCGCCCTGGAGGAAGAGCGGATGCCGCTCGATCTTCCTGAAGACGACACCGCCCTCGGCGCCTTTCTCCGTGCGAGGCTCGGCGACGAATGGGTGAACTACGTCGGCGAACCGCTCATGGCGGGCATCTACGCGGGCGACATTGATCGTCTGTCGCTCATGGCCACGTGGCCCTCGCTCCTCGATCTCCTCCGCAACCATGGCAGCCTCGTGGCGGCAAGCCGCGCCCTGGTCGCGGCATCGAGCCCGCGCCAACCTGGCTCGAGCCGGAGCGCGTTCATCACCGTGCGCGGCGGCCTGTCGTCCGTCATCGAGCGCATGGTGGATCGGATGGCACGGAGCGGCCGGGTTGAGATCCGCACCGGTGCGCGCGTCGGCGCAGTGACTCGGCGCGGCTCGGTGTACCGGTTCCATATCGATACGGTCTCCGGGGAGCACTTGGAGGAAGACGTGGATGGCGCCGTGTTCGCCCTCCCGCCACAGGTCACCCGCGAGATCATGAGGCCGATGATCGACCTACCCGACGTGGAAACGCACTACCAGTCGACCGCCACCATCGTGCTCGTGTACGAGCGCACCGCCTTCGGACCGGATCTCGTGCGAGCTTCGGGCTTCCTCGTGCCGAGGCCCGAAAGAATGGCCATCACCGCGACCACGTGGATGTCGAACAAGTGGCCGCACGTTGCCCCTGAGTCCCTCGCCGTGATCCGCGCCTACGTCGGCAGGCGCGGCCAGGACGAAGCCCTCGCGCTGTCCGACGACGAACTGGCGCGTCGCGCGGCGGAAGAAGTCGGACGCCTCACCGGTGCGCGCGAACACCCGATTTGGACGCGGGTGACGCGCTTTCGGGAGGCGATGCCGAACTACGGTATCGGACACCTCGCCCGCGTGGAGCGAGCAGAAGTGACGTTGCGCGCGTCCTGTCCCGCATTCGCCATAGCCGGAGCTGGCTACCGCGGAGTCGGGCTGCCCGACTGCGTGGAGCAGGGCGAACGGGCGGCCCATCAGGTCCTCGCCGCCATCGGCCCATGA
- the recJ gene encoding single-stranded-DNA-specific exonuclease RecJ, with protein sequence MSIPLWRAAGVGNVARRLASAFQMPMRVARLLAARGYEDPDEVRRLLAADVPWSHPLDFTDMRAACEQILQAVRKREIIAVIGDYDVDGVSAAVIATSAIQALGGRVTCHIPDRVSDGYGFSLRLLEAAKSEGASLILTVDNGIRAVEAISAAVADGLRVVVTDHHEPGDETLPDGVPVLHFTRHRDPGSAKRGCGAFVAWKLAVQLLDAAGLGKMDALRRWLMGLAALGTLADMMPLVGENRRLVREGIRVLATEGSTGWRVLCDSARVRGDALRASDVSWRLVPRLNAAGRMAHADLAYRLLMAEDDEEAKRLVDEMEVLNAKRQEAVEAAFAEAVEAVERDHGPNPAAIVVAGDWPLGVVGLVAGRLAQTYACPAIALARMGDGTLRGSGRAPEDASMLELLHRCAEFLHRYGGHDAAVGCELDASQLPALRAALMEAAVAARAMGKTVDPPAVIADDYLGLSEPADEILLWLERLAPFGPEHEPFRFFVGPVEIVRCARMGSGEHLRLTLAEGDAHQEAVWFRAPDGIARDTSGLWAFIVELVANAWRGTVRPQLRIERGYRLPRAVSREAFAAVFRALRRGPCTLETLRQRVRGISADLDRDLESVVATFVELGFAAQEGGLYHVIASEKRDLRDSLAYQAFVRRHLQPVGGGPGERTEEERTS encoded by the coding sequence ATGAGCATTCCGCTTTGGCGAGCCGCAGGCGTTGGCAATGTCGCCCGCCGGCTGGCCTCCGCGTTCCAGATGCCGATGCGCGTGGCACGCCTGCTTGCAGCTCGCGGCTATGAGGACCCTGACGAAGTGCGGCGCCTGCTCGCGGCCGACGTGCCGTGGAGCCATCCCCTGGACTTTACGGACATGCGTGCGGCGTGTGAGCAAATCCTGCAGGCCGTTAGAAAGCGTGAGATCATCGCTGTGATAGGGGACTACGATGTGGACGGCGTGAGTGCCGCCGTGATTGCGACTAGCGCCATTCAGGCTTTGGGCGGGCGGGTGACGTGCCACATTCCCGACCGCGTGTCGGACGGCTATGGGTTCTCACTCCGTCTGCTAGAGGCTGCCAAGAGCGAAGGCGCGTCCCTGATCCTCACGGTCGACAACGGAATTCGTGCCGTGGAGGCGATCTCGGCGGCAGTTGCCGACGGCCTGCGTGTCGTGGTCACCGATCACCATGAGCCCGGAGATGAGACGCTCCCCGACGGCGTGCCGGTGCTTCACTTCACGCGCCACCGAGATCCGGGATCGGCAAAGCGAGGTTGTGGCGCATTTGTGGCCTGGAAGCTCGCTGTCCAGCTGCTTGACGCGGCCGGGCTGGGGAAGATGGACGCGTTGCGGAGATGGCTCATGGGTCTTGCGGCGCTCGGCACCTTGGCCGACATGATGCCGCTCGTGGGAGAAAATCGCCGGCTGGTGCGCGAGGGCATACGGGTGTTAGCCACAGAGGGGAGCACAGGCTGGCGGGTGCTTTGCGATTCCGCCCGCGTGCGTGGAGATGCACTCCGTGCGTCCGACGTGTCTTGGCGCTTGGTTCCGAGGCTCAACGCCGCAGGCCGCATGGCGCATGCCGATCTCGCCTATCGGCTGTTGATGGCGGAGGACGACGAGGAGGCCAAGCGCCTCGTCGACGAGATGGAGGTGCTCAATGCCAAGCGGCAGGAGGCCGTGGAGGCAGCGTTCGCCGAGGCGGTCGAAGCCGTGGAGCGGGATCACGGACCGAATCCTGCAGCCATCGTCGTGGCGGGGGATTGGCCTCTCGGCGTGGTGGGGCTTGTCGCTGGCCGCCTCGCGCAGACGTACGCGTGTCCGGCCATCGCCCTGGCACGGATGGGGGATGGGACGCTGAGAGGCTCCGGGCGGGCTCCTGAAGACGCCTCGATGCTCGAGCTTCTTCATCGGTGTGCCGAGTTCCTCCATCGCTATGGTGGGCACGACGCTGCGGTGGGGTGTGAGCTCGACGCTTCTCAATTGCCTGCGCTTCGCGCGGCGCTGATGGAAGCCGCGGTCGCCGCGCGGGCTATGGGCAAAACGGTCGATCCGCCTGCGGTCATTGCGGACGATTATTTGGGGTTGTCGGAGCCAGCGGATGAGATCTTGCTTTGGTTGGAACGGCTTGCTCCATTTGGTCCCGAGCACGAGCCGTTTCGATTCTTCGTGGGTCCCGTCGAGATCGTGAGGTGCGCGCGGATGGGAAGTGGAGAACATCTGAGGCTCACGTTGGCGGAGGGCGATGCGCACCAAGAAGCGGTGTGGTTTCGCGCGCCCGACGGGATTGCCAGGGATACCTCCGGGCTTTGGGCGTTCATCGTCGAGCTGGTTGCCAATGCGTGGAGAGGAACCGTCCGCCCTCAGCTTCGCATCGAACGGGGCTACCGCTTGCCACGCGCCGTGTCGAGAGAGGCGTTTGCGGCTGTGTTCCGGGCGCTCAGGAGAGGCCCCTGCACGCTCGAAACGCTGCGGCAGCGCGTGAGAGGCATCTCGGCCGATCTGGACCGGGATCTCGAGTCCGTGGTGGCGACCTTTGTCGAACTCGGATTTGCTGCACAGGAGGGCGGCTTGTATCATGTGATTGCGAGCGAAAAACGAGATCTGCGCGATTCCCTGGCGTACCAGGCATTTGTGCGCAGACATCTGCAGCCGGTCGGCGGTGGGCCGGGTGAACGAACGGAAGAGGAGAGAACAAGTTGA
- a CDS encoding RelA/SpoT family protein — translation MAVETEEKTIDGLCQKLQSYMSPEEIAAVRRAYEFAAKAHQGQTRLSGEPYISHPLAVAYILADLRLDAAAIMAGLLHDVVEDTSVSDSTIVQTFGAEVATLVDGVTKLKRIKFDSREEQQAENLRKMFMAMARDIRVLIIKLADRLHNMRTLKYQSPETQVRKARETLEIFAPLAHRLGINTIKWELEDLSLRYLNPQQYYRIVNLMARKRQEREQYIEGVIAVLREKLAELNLKADVSGRAKHIYSIYRKMVTQHKEFNEIYDLFAIRIIVESIKDCYGALGVVHTMWKPMPGRFKDYIAMPKANMYQSLHTTVIGPNGEPLEIQIRTWEMHQTAEYGIAAHWVYKESGSKRVEDDFAKKLAWFREVLEWQQDFRDAQEFMETLKIDLFSDQVFVFTPKGDVIELPAGSVPIDFAYRIHTDIGNHCIGAKVNGKMVPLDYRLRTGDIVEIITSKHSYGPSWDWLKIVQTSQAKSKIRQWFKREKREENVARGKELIEREIARQKFEPKQLMTPQAMTEVLQKFNFGREEDLFAAVGYGGLGPSQVVTRLIEIFRRNQGEKPPETVTIQKGTAKPAEMGVRVRGVDNILIRFARCCHPVPGDEIVGFVTRGRGVSVHRRDCPNVAAMVESGARTLEVEWATDKDWSYNAEIEVTAMDRHGLVNEVLNAVAETKTDITAVSARADAKKIAHIHMSIRIRNLDHLRTVVERLKRIKDIYSVRRMIQ, via the coding sequence GTGGCTGTGGAGACGGAGGAAAAGACCATCGATGGTCTGTGCCAGAAACTTCAGTCCTATATGAGCCCAGAGGAGATTGCCGCAGTGCGGCGCGCATACGAGTTCGCCGCCAAAGCCCACCAGGGCCAGACGCGGCTTTCGGGGGAGCCGTACATCAGCCATCCGCTCGCCGTCGCCTACATTCTCGCTGATCTTCGGCTTGACGCTGCCGCGATTATGGCCGGGCTCCTGCACGACGTGGTGGAGGACACGTCGGTGAGTGACTCCACAATCGTGCAGACGTTCGGCGCGGAAGTGGCGACGTTGGTGGACGGGGTCACGAAGCTGAAGCGAATTAAGTTCGATTCGCGCGAGGAACAGCAGGCGGAGAATCTCCGCAAGATGTTCATGGCGATGGCGCGGGATATTCGGGTGCTGATTATCAAATTGGCGGATCGGCTGCATAACATGCGGACGCTGAAGTACCAGAGTCCCGAGACTCAGGTGCGCAAGGCCCGTGAGACGCTGGAGATTTTTGCGCCTCTCGCGCATCGACTCGGGATTAATACCATCAAATGGGAACTTGAAGACCTCTCGCTTCGTTACCTGAATCCCCAGCAATACTATCGGATTGTCAATCTGATGGCTCGCAAGCGGCAGGAGAGGGAGCAGTATATCGAAGGCGTGATTGCGGTCCTGCGTGAGAAGCTTGCCGAGCTGAATCTGAAGGCCGACGTGAGTGGCCGCGCGAAGCACATCTACAGCATCTATCGCAAGATGGTTACTCAGCACAAGGAGTTTAACGAAATTTATGACCTCTTCGCTATCCGCATTATCGTGGAGAGCATCAAAGACTGTTACGGCGCGCTCGGCGTCGTTCACACGATGTGGAAGCCGATGCCCGGCCGGTTCAAGGACTACATCGCGATGCCGAAGGCGAACATGTATCAAAGCCTGCACACCACGGTGATTGGGCCGAACGGCGAACCTCTCGAGATTCAGATCCGGACGTGGGAGATGCATCAGACGGCGGAATACGGCATCGCGGCGCACTGGGTGTACAAGGAGTCCGGTTCCAAGCGGGTCGAGGACGATTTCGCGAAGAAGCTCGCCTGGTTCCGGGAGGTTCTGGAGTGGCAGCAGGACTTCCGAGATGCACAGGAGTTCATGGAGACGCTGAAGATCGATCTGTTTTCGGATCAGGTGTTTGTGTTTACGCCGAAGGGCGACGTCATTGAGCTCCCGGCCGGCTCGGTCCCCATTGACTTCGCATACAGGATTCACACGGACATCGGCAACCACTGCATCGGGGCCAAGGTGAACGGCAAGATGGTCCCGCTCGATTACCGGCTGCGCACCGGGGACATCGTGGAGATCATCACGAGCAAGCATTCGTACGGCCCGAGCTGGGACTGGTTGAAAATTGTCCAGACGTCTCAAGCGAAGAGCAAGATCCGCCAATGGTTCAAGCGGGAAAAGCGAGAGGAAAACGTCGCGCGGGGCAAGGAGCTCATCGAGCGCGAGATCGCGCGGCAGAAGTTTGAACCGAAGCAGCTCATGACGCCACAGGCGATGACCGAGGTGCTCCAGAAGTTCAATTTTGGGCGGGAGGAAGATCTGTTCGCCGCCGTTGGGTACGGGGGATTGGGCCCGTCGCAGGTCGTGACGAGGCTCATCGAGATCTTCAGGCGCAACCAGGGAGAAAAGCCACCGGAGACGGTGACCATCCAAAAGGGCACGGCGAAGCCGGCGGAGATGGGCGTCCGCGTGCGAGGCGTCGACAACATCTTGATCCGGTTTGCCCGCTGCTGCCATCCCGTGCCGGGCGACGAGATCGTCGGGTTTGTGACGCGCGGGCGAGGCGTATCGGTCCATCGGCGGGACTGCCCGAACGTGGCGGCGATGGTGGAAAGTGGAGCACGCACGCTCGAAGTGGAGTGGGCGACGGATAAGGATTGGTCGTACAACGCGGAGATTGAGGTCACGGCGATGGATCGACATGGCCTCGTGAACGAAGTGCTGAATGCGGTGGCGGAGACCAAAACCGACATCACCGCGGTGAGCGCGAGGGCCGACGCCAAGAAGATTGCGCACATCCACATGAGCATCCGCATTCGCAACCTGGATCACCTGAGAACGGTGGTCGAGCGCTTGAAACGGATCAAGGATATCTACAGCGTGCGGCGCATGATTCAATGA
- a CDS encoding EAL domain-containing protein, with translation MTLDAFSGQRDALTNLLGRGQFLFVVSQRVKDASRSAIIVVNLDRFRLVNAHLSFADGDAILRSTALRIARRIPETAVASRLSADEYAVALFDDDVDKAEAVAEQLRAAIAEPHAVAGMNVIVTASVGVAEGARGASADELLRRADEAMRLAKQFGSNQVRRDRELVARRDELPPLLVETMLRQALQKGELEIHYQPKIHTRSMQVVGAEALCRWTHPELGYIPPQAFIPVAESSDLILPIDEYVLRNVCQQGASWMKQGYRVRISVNISGRQFMQDGFPRLVRECLAQTGMDPQLIELEITERTAMCDVERAVYVLQELRKIGVRIALDDFGVGYSSLNYLIQFPVHTLKIDRTFTAGIQSAVNQTPIIGAIISLAKSLNLSVVAEGVETFQQFDFLRENRCDEIQGFLFGAPVPPTSFQLSAFVAKLQPRVPQPTAAEEPSSEPTWLERLYLETKRLPDWRQIASHLADSIAPHVPLDRLSVEWCEEGDAFVDVCEVSLRDEIPARPVGTLVPKGSSAAPTVFRVGIPMISPDVLERPEFEEDDGLAADGIRSVLRAPLVHLGQPFGILTVQSALERVYTDGDRRILKEVAERVEEVVWSAYQRERALYDGLYDARTRMFHRAFLAEWMTADDPVWFLSRAKRRPYQAWTHATASVLRIEPLEKWPPSEAERVAQQVGQLWNAYGSPSWPAVRMEVGGIPSHLSGWRRRIVLYVFGTPADASEDDGGTKPPPWLSLCVHLHGMGHMQRRLAESLECLLAGAHPGRVSAPRIGSARRAYR, from the coding sequence GTGACTCTCGATGCGTTTTCCGGACAGCGCGACGCCCTGACGAATCTGTTGGGACGCGGTCAATTTCTCTTCGTCGTGTCCCAACGGGTGAAGGACGCTTCGCGCAGTGCCATCATTGTGGTCAATCTCGATCGGTTTCGACTGGTCAACGCGCACCTGAGCTTCGCCGACGGAGACGCGATTCTCCGCAGCACGGCGTTGCGCATCGCCCGCAGGATCCCGGAAACCGCCGTGGCCAGCCGCCTGAGCGCAGACGAGTACGCGGTCGCGTTGTTTGACGACGACGTGGACAAAGCCGAAGCTGTGGCTGAACAGTTGAGGGCCGCCATCGCCGAGCCGCACGCCGTGGCGGGTATGAACGTCATTGTGACGGCCAGTGTCGGTGTCGCCGAGGGCGCCAGGGGCGCGAGCGCGGACGAACTCCTCCGCCGGGCGGACGAGGCCATGCGCTTGGCTAAACAATTTGGATCGAACCAGGTCAGGCGAGATCGGGAGCTGGTCGCAAGGCGAGACGAGCTCCCGCCGCTCCTCGTGGAAACCATGCTTAGACAGGCGCTGCAGAAGGGCGAGCTGGAAATTCACTATCAACCGAAGATTCACACGCGGTCCATGCAGGTGGTGGGCGCAGAGGCGCTGTGCAGGTGGACCCACCCGGAACTCGGTTACATTCCGCCTCAGGCGTTCATTCCCGTCGCCGAGTCGAGCGATCTCATCCTCCCCATTGACGAGTACGTGCTGCGCAACGTATGCCAGCAGGGCGCGTCTTGGATGAAGCAAGGCTACCGCGTGCGCATCAGCGTCAACATCTCGGGCCGGCAGTTCATGCAGGACGGCTTTCCGAGGCTCGTTCGAGAGTGTCTTGCGCAAACGGGCATGGATCCCCAGTTGATTGAACTGGAGATCACCGAGCGCACGGCCATGTGCGACGTGGAGCGCGCCGTCTACGTCCTGCAGGAATTGAGGAAGATTGGTGTGCGAATTGCCCTCGACGACTTCGGTGTGGGATACTCGTCGCTCAATTATTTGATCCAATTTCCCGTGCACACGTTGAAGATCGATCGCACATTTACAGCGGGGATACAGAGCGCCGTCAATCAGACGCCTATCATCGGAGCCATCATCTCGCTCGCGAAGTCGCTGAATTTGAGCGTCGTGGCGGAAGGGGTCGAGACGTTCCAGCAATTTGATTTTCTTAGAGAAAATAGGTGCGACGAGATTCAGGGATTCCTTTTTGGCGCCCCTGTGCCGCCAACTTCGTTCCAGCTCTCCGCGTTCGTGGCGAAGTTGCAGCCTCGCGTGCCCCAGCCCACGGCAGCGGAGGAGCCGAGTTCGGAACCCACATGGTTGGAGCGCCTGTACCTGGAGACCAAGCGCCTGCCGGATTGGCGACAGATTGCGTCTCACCTGGCCGACAGCATCGCACCGCACGTGCCGCTGGATCGTCTGAGCGTCGAATGGTGCGAAGAGGGCGACGCGTTTGTGGACGTCTGTGAGGTGTCGCTTCGGGACGAGATCCCGGCCCGGCCCGTCGGAACTCTTGTGCCGAAGGGCTCGAGCGCCGCGCCGACCGTTTTTCGCGTCGGAATTCCAATGATCTCGCCAGACGTCCTGGAGCGGCCCGAGTTTGAAGAGGACGATGGCCTAGCGGCCGATGGAATCCGGTCCGTGCTCCGCGCGCCCCTGGTCCACCTCGGTCAGCCGTTCGGCATCCTCACGGTGCAATCCGCCCTGGAGCGAGTCTACACCGATGGAGATCGGCGAATCCTCAAAGAGGTCGCGGAGCGCGTCGAAGAAGTGGTCTGGTCGGCGTATCAGCGCGAGCGAGCGCTGTATGATGGCCTGTACGACGCTCGGACGCGGATGTTCCACCGAGCCTTTCTGGCGGAGTGGATGACCGCGGACGACCCGGTCTGGTTCCTCTCGCGCGCCAAGCGACGGCCGTACCAGGCCTGGACCCACGCGACCGCATCGGTGCTCCGGATCGAACCATTGGAGAAATGGCCTCCAAGCGAAGCGGAGCGAGTCGCCCAGCAAGTCGGCCAACTGTGGAACGCGTACGGCTCGCCATCATGGCCCGCCGTGCGCATGGAAGTTGGGGGAATTCCTTCTCATCTCTCTGGATGGAGACGACGGATCGTTCTATACGTTTTTGGAACACCTGCGGATGCATCTGAGGATGATGGAGGTACGAAACCGCCGCCTTGGCTCTCCCTATGCGTCCATCTCCATGGGATGGGGCACATGCAGAGACGCCTGGCCGAATCTCTGGAATGCCTACTTGCAGGCGCGCACCCAGGCCGTGTCAGCGCTCCGCGGATCGGATCGGCAAGGCGAGCCTACCGATGA
- a CDS encoding adenine phosphoribosyltransferase: MSDHYRTWIRDIPDFPKQGILFRDITPLLGNGAAYRKAIQALAAKAEEWKPELVVGPEARGYVVGAPLAVTLGLGFVPVRKPGKLPYKTVSVEYALEYGTDRLEIHEDAIQPGQRVVVADDLLATGGTMRATMDLVEKLGGVVVGAAFLIELKQLGGRDRLGDIPVYTLVQFDD, encoded by the coding sequence TTGAGCGATCATTATCGGACTTGGATTCGCGACATCCCCGATTTCCCCAAGCAGGGTATTCTGTTTCGCGATATCACGCCGCTTCTGGGAAACGGCGCTGCGTATCGGAAGGCCATTCAGGCACTCGCAGCCAAAGCGGAGGAGTGGAAGCCCGAGCTGGTGGTCGGGCCGGAGGCCCGCGGGTATGTGGTGGGGGCTCCGCTTGCTGTGACGCTGGGCCTTGGGTTTGTGCCGGTGCGAAAACCGGGCAAACTGCCGTATAAGACCGTGAGTGTGGAGTATGCGCTCGAATACGGGACGGATCGCTTGGAAATTCATGAGGACGCGATTCAGCCGGGACAGCGCGTCGTGGTGGCGGATGACCTCCTGGCGACCGGCGGCACGATGCGCGCGACGATGGACCTGGTGGAGAAACTCGGAGGCGTGGTTGTCGGCGCAGCGTTTCTTATCGAATTGAAACAGTTGGGCGGCCGTGATAGGCTTGGCGATATACCCGTATACACGCTTGTCCAGTTTGACGACTGA
- the hemH gene encoding ferrochelatase yields MTTLGILMMAYGTPRSLDEVEAYYTDIRRGRKPSPTELADLVRRYEAIGGTSPLREITERQAKAVEHALNAQGETAFRVYLGMKHAEPRIAGAVADMRRDGIERAIAVVLAPHYSAMSVETYHEQAREAARDGGPTLYCVNQWHLEPRFLDALAARVAEALHQCRHPEEAMVIFTAHSLPARILDMGDPYVDQLRESGEAVAKRLGLAHYTFGWQSAGRTQEPWLEPDLLDTLESLANQGYREVVVCAQGFVADHLEVLYDIDIEARKRAEELGIQLVRTRQMNDDADFIRAVADVIERAKRDAGW; encoded by the coding sequence CGAAGCCTGGACGAGGTGGAGGCGTACTATACGGACATCCGGCGCGGCCGCAAACCCTCTCCGACCGAACTCGCCGATCTCGTCCGCCGATATGAAGCCATCGGCGGAACCTCGCCGCTTCGGGAGATCACCGAGCGGCAGGCGAAGGCAGTCGAACACGCGTTGAACGCGCAAGGCGAAACCGCTTTTCGCGTGTACCTGGGGATGAAACACGCCGAGCCGCGCATCGCGGGCGCGGTGGCGGACATGCGCAGGGACGGGATCGAGCGGGCCATCGCCGTCGTGCTCGCGCCCCACTATTCGGCGATGAGCGTCGAGACCTATCACGAGCAGGCGCGGGAGGCCGCGCGCGACGGAGGGCCAACGCTTTACTGTGTGAACCAGTGGCACCTCGAGCCTCGCTTCCTCGACGCGCTTGCCGCGCGCGTCGCGGAGGCGCTTCACCAGTGCCGTCACCCCGAGGAGGCCATGGTCATCTTCACGGCCCACTCCCTCCCCGCGCGCATCCTGGACATGGGCGATCCGTACGTCGACCAGTTGCGCGAATCCGGCGAAGCGGTGGCCAAGCGCCTCGGCCTTGCACACTATACCTTCGGCTGGCAGAGCGCCGGCCGCACGCAAGAACCGTGGCTCGAGCCGGACCTGCTCGACACCCTCGAGTCCCTCGCGAACCAGGGATATCGCGAAGTCGTGGTGTGTGCCCAGGGCTTTGTGGCAGACCACCTGGAGGTTTTGTACGACATCGACATCGAGGCGAGAAAGCGCGCCGAGGAACTCGGCATCCAGCTCGTTCGCACCCGCCAGATGAACGACGATGCCGACTTCATCCGCGCGGTCGCGGACGTGATCGAGCGCGCGAAACGTGACGCAGGGTGGTGA